ATTGTGCAAAAGGCTGGCACCGTGCAGTGGAAACCAGAATTTATTCGGGTAGCGGGCCAGCGCGCCGCCGACCAGATCATCGCCGCTGCCCCTCCGCGTGATGCGTTTTCGATCACGCCCATCTCCCCCGTGGCGGCATGAGTTACCTAGCCGGGATTGATCCGTTACCCCCCCATTTGAGGGGTTTGCTCAGGTATGGGAAGCTATTGACTCGCCGCCAGACGAAGATGCTGGACCGAGCCATCGCAGATCTGAAACAACAAATCAGAAAAAAACGTCAAGAATGGGAGAGAATCCACAAAGTGGAGGTTATTCCTGAGCCTCCCATCTTGCCTTTGCCGAATACCAAAGAATAGATGTGGTATATACTTCTGGGGAGCATCGCTCTTTTAATCCGTGGGTCGTGGGTTCAAGTCCCGCCGGGCTCAGTTCACAAAACCCCGCATTTTCCCGTCTCAAATCGGGTTTTGCGGGGTTTTTTTTGTCAAGCTTTTCATTCCCTGTTTCCGTCGGTTTCTGGCCCTTTCCGGCCTTTGGAGTGAAGCTTTTTGTGAAGCTTTTTGGGGACAGATGTTCACTATCAATATTATCCTGCCCCGCCGGTTCGCTGATTTCTGATTTTTGCAGGTTTACCAGTTGGCCGCTGGCCCTAATCTGGTCCATTAGTTGGCCTGGGATCATGGCATAATGCTTTTCCGTGACCTTGACACTGTGGCCGATGATCCGGGCCGTCGCATAAATCGGCACGCCACGGGCTAGTAATTCGGTCTCGCAAGATTGTCTCAGAACTTGTAACAGGTCATCCCACGGGTTGATGCCCGCCGCGATAATGGCCTGCTCGATATTGCGATGCAGATTGTTTCGGCTCAGAGAGATAATCTTTTCTTGGCCCTCCGGGGCTTGTTCAAAGGCTTGTTCCAGGAGGGGGAGCAAGCGATTATCAATCGGCACCGTCCGCCAGTTTTTGGTTTTCTTGCCAAAAACCTTGAGCGTGCCATCATGCCAGTGCATGTTTCCCCAGACTAGCTTATGCGTCTCGGAAGGGCACCGCAGACCAGCGTAGCGGGCCAGACCAAAGAGCAACCGCCACTGGGCATTAGGTAGCTGGGATATAATGCGGGCCGTTTCCTCCTGGGTAACGTACCGCTCCCGCACCGCGGCATCACTCCCCGATGCCAGACCACGGAACGGGTTTTTTATAAGATGATCCTCTTTGACCGCGTAGTTAAAAATCGCCTTGACCTGTCGGCAATGCAGGTTGCCGGTCGCTTCGCTCATTCGGTCCTTTGACCGTTTACCGCTCTTTTGTTTCCGCAACCAGGTATCCCAAAGGTCAGCCATTTCGCGGGTAATGGCGTCAATGCGGACGTTTTCACCAAAGTAGCCAAGCAAATAATAAACCGTGGTCCTGACCCGCGTCATCGTTGCGGGGGCCGCTTTTTTGGACTTGGCCGCGATATAGGTTTCGGTCCATGCTTTTAACGTGGGGGCCAATATAACAATTGGCCGCGGTTCACAAATCCCATGCTTGACCAATTTGGCGTGCATATCATCGTCCAGCTTGGCCACCCAGTCGGCTAGTTCCGGTCCAGGGGGTTGACCCATCTTGACCAGCGATTGCAGTTGTTCGATGCGTCGCGCAAACTCGCGCGCTTGTTCGGTCGTTATCGGCCCTAGTTGTATCCGCCGCTCCTTGCGGTCGGCCCCTTCACCGGCAAAAAATTTGACGCCCTTAATGGGGCACTTGCCACCGCCCACTTTGTAGATACTGGCCATGTTACTTGCTCCCTATGGTTTTCGTAGTTATGACTATCTGTAGTATCTGGGCTAGCTTGTCGAGGTTTTCCAGACTTAGCCCGCCGATGCCATTCATAAACCGGCTCATGCTGGGTTGCGTGATGCCCGTCAATTTACAAATGCGATAATGCGACAAACCCGAATTGTCGATTACGGTTCGCAGTTGGTCGCTCAGTGTGGGATGTGACTTGCTCATAATGTAAGTGTATCCACTATTTAGTATATCGGCAAGTATTGATATTGTATTGTGGATCATCCCCTAATTGCCACAATTGCGAAATTTGCGTTCTGTGGGGTGGTTGCGGCTTTGGTCGCTCTGTAAGTCGTGGTCGGCATCAACTTGCGTTCCTGGGGCATCCTATGCAACCGATTTTCCTAAAATGGCAGCTCATGCCGCCAGTCTCGGTAGCCCTGGGTATACAACTTGGCTTCCACCAAAAATGCCCTGATGCCTTGCCGCTCGGCTTCCGTCTCCAGCCCCGTACCTGCGTAATACCAAACGTCACTGTGCCATTAACCGGGCTTCCAGGTCCACGGGCTACAACTCCCCATCACCATCGCTTTGCCGACCCCGCCGCTGCCGTTTTTTGGTTTTTGCTGGCATCCCCGCCCCCACTGGTAAATGTTAAAATGGGCAATCTGATTGCCTCGTTGCTGGTGAAATTTTCTCTCGGGTAGTGGGGTAATAAGGGTAAAAAGGGAATTAAGTCGGTCCCTGGGTGGCTTTTTACCCTTATTACCCTCTTTCGCACATAAAAACTTATGCGGCCCGCCAACACTCTTGCGGTCTCCCGCTAGTTGGCACTGACAGCTTTGTGGCTAGTCCCATGCCCTCTAACGTGCCCATGCAACGGTTCAATTCCGCCGCTGGCACCCTGCCTTTAAAAATTCCATATATCTCGGAACGGGTCATGCCTTGTCGTTGTCGCAGCTCATTGATGATCCGGTCGGCGGTTCGGCTCCCTGTGGAAAAACCGAACACATAGCGGGCCGACTGGTCGCAATAATCCCAGATCGCCAATGCCGCTGTGAGAATCTCGCGCGTGATTATCGGGCTACGGCAAATCATGGCCAGTACCACCGCCAGACGCATCACCTGGGCCTCTGCCCGGCCCGTCGCCATGCCCCATGCTCCGGGCCGACCATTGCTCAAACTTGGGTAAACATGATGCCATAGCTCGCGTGCCTGTTGGTCGCGACGGACTTCCCCCCGACCACGGGCAAATTCAATCGACCGTTCCAAACTGTTGGCCATCACCGCCAGACTTTCGGTTTCCAGGGTTCCCCCCTCGGGCAAAAACTTTGACCGATAAACTCGGCACCATAGAAAGCGATTAGCCAGACCATTGGCTATGTCGCAATTGGATAAAAGCTCCCGCAACTCGGTCCGCGTGATGTGCCCCACGATTGCGATATGGGCCGCTGTCGCTTTGGTGGGGGAGTTCTTGGTGAGAGTTTGCAAGATCGGCTTGCTGTCCCATGCGTCCCGCATCACCGCGGACAACGTGTTTTTCTCGCGGGCAATGCTGCGTAGCGTCCCCCCAAATTCTGATTCAATAACCAATAACCGCTTATCGTCGATCCCCTCATCGACCATTACCAAATCACCCTTTTTATCGGGCTTATAGATTGCGTCCCGCACTTGGTGAATTAGGCCCTCACCGCTGCTTAAACCTGTGGGGCACCGCGTATCGGCAAACGGTTCATCGACCATGCGGAACAGTCGCCGTATCTGTCCCCATGATGTTCCTTTGCGGCCCTTGCTGGTATCGCCCACAAGACAGAGAAATTGATTGCAATAATGCTCATCGGCTTCTGCACAAAAATGAGCGGTTCGGTTAATGCAGCTTCCAAACGCCGCCAGCAACTGCATTAGTAAACCTTCCCGGCAAGCTTCGGTATGCGGTTCTATTTCATACACAATCTCACCCGCTAGACCATGAAACGCCGACACTGCCATAGGCTCGGGTGGATCATCGTCCGCCTGGCGCGAGTCGTGGTTTTGGTTGTCGGCTTCGGTGCGTAGAATGACCGCTAAATGATGTTCCAGGGGTTCGCTAAACTTGATTGCGTAGAGTAGTTTCTTTGCCGCAAAAAACTTTTCAAACCGTTCATGGGCTTCATTCACGCGGGTTAAATGTTCCCGCCAGTTGTGTGTATCGGCGTCTGTACGGGCCGCCTTGGCTATTACTAGCTCGGGTTGCGCGATGCCCGCCTGTTTTAGTTCGCCGACCAGCAAGGTTAAATCTAAGGCCCCGGTTCTTGACCAAAGGGCAATCATGTTGCTGGCGATAATTCGGTAATCACCGTCATGAAAATGGTCGGCCACAATTTGCCCGAGAATCTCGGTTTTAATCGCTCGGTCAGTCTCCAGGATGCCCGCGGCAATGACCACCTTTTCACTTTCAAAAGCTAGCTCGGGCGGGTCTAGCAATTCACCTGGTGAATTCGCAAGGTCCATGCTAAAACGTTCCTGTTATGTGCGGTCCAGGTTACTCCCCGGGCCGTGGTAACTATGTTGGGGTTTTAAGAATGTAGACCGGGCCGCGATTCGCACTCGCAGCCTGTGTCATTTGTGGACTGTGTATCTTTTTGGTACGGGGTCATCCCATGCCCGCGTGCCCTGATCCAGTTCATCACCGCGGCATGCTCATACCGAATGGCACCACCAGGGAGTCTGCAAAAGGGCAGTCCATGCAACCGCCGCCAATTGTTGAGCGTGCGGGGGTCCACATTGGCAATAGTCGCCAGTTCGCGGGAAGTAAGAAGTGAGAGGGTCACTTGCCACCCCCACTACGCTTAACGTGCTTCAAGAGGGCACGAATAGCCCGCCACTGAAAGCGGATTTCGCCATCGGGCAAACAGATGTGCGGGAGTTTTCCCCGCTTGGCTAGGCGTTCGGCTTTGCCAATTGGCCAGCCAAGTCGCCGATCGATGTCGGCACTTAATAGAAGTTGCGGCATGAGAATGGCTCCTGAGTACGCGGGGCTTGCGATATGCTTCCCCATAAACTCATGGTCACCAGCACGCCACCGAGAGCTTTTGTTACCTTTTGCTTTCTTTTGCTTTCTTTTGCTTTTTAACCGCCCCAGCAATTTCAGGGATTATCTGCAACCCGCGTTGGCCGTAATCGTAATGCCCGCTGGTGGTTGCGTCGCGGTCGATGTTTCGTTGCTGCAATTCGTCATGCCGTTTCTCCAGTCGGTTCCACCATTCCAAGAGTTTTCCACGCTCACAACAAATTTGCCCACCTTTCCCCGGGCTAGGAATCGGTCCGACTGTCGAATTGGATAGTTTCTTTATCCGGCGGATCTCTTCTTTAGAATAAGGCCGCCCCAACGCCGCTATAATCTCCCGCCAGCCAAATAGCAAATCAAGGGGCTTAACATCATCCGCTGCCCCTGAAATGTTCTGGGTCTGTCCCTGAAGCATTATCACTCCCGCCGCCACCCGTTGCTTGCCCGCATCGTCACCAACCACTTTCCGTACCAATACAGTTCCCTGGGAATCTTTCAGCACCCGCATAGCAACCGCCTGGGTTGTACTAAATGTCAACACTTCACCATGCCAATTTACGGAATGGCAATCGTCGCTGAATCGCACGTTGGGAGCTGGATCGCCGTTTGCCGGTTCCGCCGCCGCTTCCCCCTCTATTCCAAACCGTTTCCCTAATTCCCGTTCCACAATCCGCAAAGCATCATTCAGAATCGTTTCCCCCTGCAATTCCTTGGTGTTGGCTATTTCCCGCAAGAGTAACTGCCAATTCCAACTAGGCAAAATATCGACGCCTTGTTTCACCATTTCCCCTACATCCAAAAACGGGGGGCCAAGATGCAATAGTCGGGGGTCACTGGTATCGTAGATTGCCCCCAACATTGCGGTGTATGATTCCATGTCTCGCTTGCGCTTCAAGAAAAGCCGCAAACACCAGGAGACTTCGTTTATTCGTTCTTCATATCCAGTGGGGTACGGTTGGGGGCCTATGAACCGTACGTGGGCCGCTTCCCCCGCTGACCAGTTCGCCACCTGTTCCCGCCACCACTCCCACGCCGCTGGGTAGCGTTCCAGCAATTCCCCTACTCTGCGTGAATACTCCTTTACCCATTCTGGTGTGTTCCCAACCCCTAATAGCGGCTCAAGCCATTCCATCATTGTTCCCCATAAAAAATCCAGCCGATCCGAGAAAATCGCGTAAGCGTGATGCGCTCTCCCGCGGATCGTAAAACAAGAGCGTTGTAACACACTGGCCACCTGTTACGCACTATAGCAAATATTCGGCCTGTAGGCGACTGGATAACTTGCTAAGCTGCTAACAAAGTATTGCACTTCTCATTATACTTTCCACCCTGTTTCATGTATCAACAAATAGAAAACTTGGAGACCGTGTCCAACTCGTTTGTGTAGCGCTGCGACAGTGTGGAAGCCATTTTTAGAGCAAAGTCTAAACCTGCGGTAAACTTGGTTCCAACAAGAAAATATCCTCACGCGAGAGAAACTCGAAAATCTACATCGTGGAGAGCGAGTCTTTCTCTTTTCCCCAAGATTTAAACCTCAGGAAACGGGACTTCCACCAACTCACTAACCCCCCCACCCTCGGGGCAAAATTCTACCAACCGCAACTTCTCTACAAGTTGCCAAACTGCCCAAATTAACACGGGGTTACACAAGTTGCGGGAGGGGGACTAGTAAGTATCCCGCGCGCGTGTGACGGGCGGGGTGTTGGGTCAAAATCGTGGCATAGTAATACTGTCACACTGCAACACTAAGCTGTTGTCCTCTATACCTTTACGCTTTGCTAAGCGAATCGCTCAGCAAAATCCTGGCCGCTTTGCCGAGGCCGTAGTGTTGGTTGTCGATGGCAAAACGCCACGACAGGACAAACGAGTTTCGCTGTTATCACTTTGACTACAGTACTGGTCACTGTGCTAGCACAACACAAAGGGAGGAACGGTTATGAGCGTAGCACAGTTGGAAGAGTATCTGTTGCAAGAGTTGGAAGAGTTTTCCGCCACAGAGCCTGGACCTGATGTAGGCAGCTTTGTGTGGGATGAGGAAGTTCACGGTTATTCGTGGGAATGGTGTGACACAAGCCACGATTAGGCCAGTGTGTTGGTCCGTAGACTTCCCGACTAAGCACACTGCTAGCGTAGTGTGCTACATCAGCAAGCCTACTGTTGGCAAGCGATTGTGTTTACCTAATCAAGGGAGAGTGTACAGTTATGACCAATTTAGAAGTGCTAGGCGAACTGGCCAAGGGTGGATTGTCCGTGGACGAGACTTGTTCTCTGATCGGGCAGGACAGTGCAACTCTGCGGTACGTCCTGCTGGGCGTCAAGAGCGGGGCGATTAAGCCCGCCGATGCGGTTGATGTGCTGCCTAAGCAGTCCACCGGTGCAGAGTTCACGGTTACAGAGAGCGGGGCGATTAACTTTGGTCGGCTTGCTGGCGGTAACGCCCAGTTTGGCACAATCCTGCGAGTTGAGACTGTAGCGGCTATCCGTGCCAAGTTGGACCGTTACGACGAGTTTGTTAAGGCGAATATTTCGCTCATCGATCAGCGTAGTGCCGCTAGCAAGGCCAAGCATGCCGCGGAGAAAGCGGCTAAGGCTAAGGGCAAGGTTAAGGTTGCCGCCTAGTGTGGGAATTCCCTAGCTCCCCCGTAGTGGGGGAGCACTTATCCCTGCACCCTTACAGTGAGGGTGTGCGGTCAAGTAGCAAGGGAGAATCATTATGGCTATGCCTCATGAGCGGGAGTTTGTGGCAACACTGGCTAGGGATACGTTTGGCGTAGTGTTTACTATGCTCGACGCCTACGAGGAGTTGGACACCGACGCTGTTGGACAGTGTGCTGCGGAAGCGTGCGTTGCGGTTTCGCGTGTTCTGAGAGAATACTTTGAAATTGAGGGTTAACCTTATGTTGGAGCGTGTATTTCCTGAGGGGAATCAGTGGCGTGACCGTATTTTTTACGATACGAGAGAGGGCCGCTACTATGACAAGTGGAGTGACCTTTACTTGGAGTATGACCAGCTAAGAGCGTATGGTTTGCCAGTGTGATTAGGCGTTCCCGTGCCACTGTAACGGTGGCACTCTATCCCTGCATCGTTACGTCAACGGTGCGCGGTCAGAGTTTAAGGGAGAATGTGTCATGCCTGCATTATTTGAGCGGGAACGGCCAACTACGCTTGACGGCGTGGTTGGTCAGCCCCTCACGGTCAAGAGACTAACCGCGCTCAAAGAGCGCGGGTGGGGTGGTAGAGCGTACTGGATTAGCGGATTGTCCGGCACGGGCAAGACTACCATAGCCAAGATTATTGCCAGTGATGTGGCAAGCGAGTTTGCCACCACAGAAACTAGCGTTTCACGGTTTACGCCTAAGGCGTTAAAGGACTGGGAAGACTCATTGTGTTGCCGCTGCATTGACGGTAAGGGACACGCGTTAATTGTGAATGAGGCGCATGGGCTGCGCAATGCCACTATAACGGATTTTCTTGACGTACTAGAGCGTTTACCAGAGTATGCCGTGGTGATTTTTACAACCACGAATGAGGGGCAGGAGGCTCTGTTTGAGGATTGCATGGACACTGCGCCACTGTTGTCACGTTGTATCCGGCTAGAGTTACTCTCTAACGGCAAGGAGTTGGAGTTAGCGTTTGCGTTGGAAGCAAGGCGGATAGCGCAGAAGCACGGGTTGGACGGTAAGCCGATAGGGGCCTATGTGGAATTGGTGCGACAGTGCAAGCATAACATGCGTGCTGTGCTGCAAGCGATAGATAGCGGGTGCATGGCGGACTAGCCGTTACCCCCCCTAAAAATCCGCATTTCCGCGGCAAATTCGTAGTTGTTTTTGCCGAGATGATCTTGGTTTTTGGTTTTCACAAGGGAGAAAATCTATGTTCACGTTAAGTCGTGGGCGTGTGGATACCCAGCTTTCGCTGGACCTGCACGCCGACGCGCCGGGTTGGGTCTACAACCAGATAGAGCGCGAGTGTTGTAAGTGTGGGGTGATTATGCCCCCCAATGAGAAAGTAAAGCCCTCCGGGCGTTCGCCTAGTGGCGATATGACCTGGCAACATTTTTACCCGTGTGAAGCCCCGAAGCGTAAGCCCCGGCCCGCGAAGGTGGAAGTGGTAGTGCCGCCGGTGAAGTCTACGGAACGGCGCCACAAACTGTTGCCCAAACTGCTGCGTAAGCTGGCGGCGGGGTTAAATGTGATGCTCGTGGGGCCTGCGGGCAGCGGTAAGACGACGCTGGCCGCCCAAGCCGCCCAAGAGTTAGGGCTAGAGTTTAGTTTTATTAGTTGCTCCGCCGGTATGAGTGAGGGACAACTGTTGGGGCGGCTGTTGCCCGTGGAAGCGGGGGGCACTTTTGGCTATGTGCCAGCACAGTTTGTGCAAGCGTATGAGCAAGGGGGAATGTTCCTGCTCGACGAGTTCGACGCCGCGGACGGAAACACGTGTACCGTGTTAAATGCGGCGTTAGCCGGGAAGTTTATGGCGTTGCCTAACCGTACCGATAAGCCCCTGGCCAACAAACACGCCAACTTTAAGGTGATCGCGGCGGCGAACACGTTTGGCCTCGGGGCGGATCGGATGTACGCCGGCCGCAATCAGCTCGACGCTGCCACGCTAAACCGTTTCACGTGTGCCACCCTGGAATGTGACTACGACCGCGAATTGGAAGCGGATTTAGTGCCGGATTCCGTAGTGCGGGATACCTGCTGGAAACTGCGGGACTTGGTGCGGGAACGCAAGTTTCGGCAGATTGTCGGTACCCGCGATATGCTGGCCGCCCAGGCGTGCCGCAACGTGGGGGAAGCGTACCGCGAGATTTTCGCTGACCTGCTGGTGGCCTGGTCGGCTGATGAACGCAAAGCCGCCGCCTCGATCTTGGAGAAATTGCCATGCTAGAGAGTTACCACACAAAGGGA
This genomic stretch from Pirellulales bacterium harbors:
- a CDS encoding AAA family ATPase, yielding MFTLSRGRVDTQLSLDLHADAPGWVYNQIERECCKCGVIMPPNEKVKPSGRSPSGDMTWQHFYPCEAPKRKPRPAKVEVVVPPVKSTERRHKLLPKLLRKLAAGLNVMLVGPAGSGKTTLAAQAAQELGLEFSFISCSAGMSEGQLLGRLLPVEAGGTFGYVPAQFVQAYEQGGMFLLDEFDAADGNTCTVLNAALAGKFMALPNRTDKPLANKHANFKVIAAANTFGLGADRMYAGRNQLDAATLNRFTCATLECDYDRELEADLVPDSVVRDTCWKLRDLVRERKFRQIVGTRDMLAAQACRNVGEAYREIFADLLVAWSADERKAAASILEKLPC
- a CDS encoding DUF3987 domain-containing protein, encoding MDLANSPGELLDPPELAFESEKVVIAAGILETDRAIKTEILGQIVADHFHDGDYRIIASNMIALWSRTGALDLTLLVGELKQAGIAQPELVIAKAARTDADTHNWREHLTRVNEAHERFEKFFAAKKLLYAIKFSEPLEHHLAVILRTEADNQNHDSRQADDDPPEPMAVSAFHGLAGEIVYEIEPHTEACREGLLMQLLAAFGSCINRTAHFCAEADEHYCNQFLCLVGDTSKGRKGTSWGQIRRLFRMVDEPFADTRCPTGLSSGEGLIHQVRDAIYKPDKKGDLVMVDEGIDDKRLLVIESEFGGTLRSIAREKNTLSAVMRDAWDSKPILQTLTKNSPTKATAAHIAIVGHITRTELRELLSNCDIANGLANRFLWCRVYRSKFLPEGGTLETESLAVMANSLERSIEFARGRGEVRRDQQARELWHHVYPSLSNGRPGAWGMATGRAEAQVMRLAVVLAMICRSPIITREILTAALAIWDYCDQSARYVFGFSTGSRTADRIINELRQRQGMTRSEIYGIFKGRVPAAELNRCMGTLEGMGLATKLSVPTSGRPQECWRAA
- a CDS encoding tyrosine-type recombinase/integrase, translated to MASIYKVGGGKCPIKGVKFFAGEGADRKERRIQLGPITTEQAREFARRIEQLQSLVKMGQPPGPELADWVAKLDDDMHAKLVKHGICEPRPIVILAPTLKAWTETYIAAKSKKAAPATMTRVRTTVYYLLGYFGENVRIDAITREMADLWDTWLRKQKSGKRSKDRMSEATGNLHCRQVKAIFNYAVKEDHLIKNPFRGLASGSDAAVRERYVTQEETARIISQLPNAQWRLLFGLARYAGLRCPSETHKLVWGNMHWHDGTLKVFGKKTKNWRTVPIDNRLLPLLEQAFEQAPEGQEKIISLSRNNLHRNIEQAIIAAGINPWDDLLQVLRQSCETELLARGVPIYATARIIGHSVKVTEKHYAMIPGQLMDQIRASGQLVNLQKSEISEPAGQDNIDSEHLSPKSFTKSFTPKAGKGQKPTETGNEKLDKKNPAKPDLRRENAGFCELSPAGLEPTTHGLKERCSPEVYTTSILWYSAKARWEAQE
- a CDS encoding helix-turn-helix transcriptional regulator; amino-acid sequence: MSKSHPTLSDQLRTVIDNSGLSHYRICKLTGITQPSMSRFMNGIGGLSLENLDKLAQILQIVITTKTIGSK
- a CDS encoding AAA family ATPase; this translates as MPALFERERPTTLDGVVGQPLTVKRLTALKERGWGGRAYWISGLSGTGKTTIAKIIASDVASEFATTETSVSRFTPKALKDWEDSLCCRCIDGKGHALIVNEAHGLRNATITDFLDVLERLPEYAVVIFTTTNEGQEALFEDCMDTAPLLSRCIRLELLSNGKELELAFALEARRIAQKHGLDGKPIGAYVELVRQCKHNMRAVLQAIDSGCMAD